GCAGGAGCGCGAGACGCTGGGTCAGCTCGCGCAGGAGGAAGGTCTTCCCCGAGCCAAACTCTCCGAGCAACAGCACGAAGTGGCCGCCTTCGTCCCCGGTCACGAGCCGCTCCACCTCGGTCAAGGCGTCGGCCTTGACCTCGGAAGAGGAAGGAAACAGCACTCGCTGCTTCACATAGAGACGCGGCGGGTAGCTCTTGTTCGTTCCGCTCTCGCTCGCCAACTCCTTCAGCTCACTGTCGATATATCTGCCGAAGTCGATGAGACCCCGGTACTCGATGAGGCTGGTGAGCTGGATTCTCCGCTGGATGGCCTCCCGCTTGAGTGACGGGTCGATCGGCTCCCGGTGATCCACCACCAGGACCGAGCGCACGCCTGGATCCGCTTGGAGGTAGCGCTCGTGAAGTCCCTTCTCGAAGCGCTCGAGCACCTCCCGGGAACAGGCCCCCACGGTCACGGCGACAGGATACAGCTCCGGGATACCCTCCCTTTTCGCGCCGACACGCAGGTAGTCACCCCAGAGCGGCTCGAAGAGCCGCTCGATGCGAGCCTCCCCACCCAGATGGAGCTCGCACAGCACCGCCACGTGCGCGAGCAGGTCATCCTGGGTCTCCTGGCGTCCGGTGGAGCGCCGGAGGTCCGTGCCGGACGCGTCCTCCCGGAGACGTCTCCGATCCGGGGCCGCGCCACGCCGGAAATGGGCGAGCACCTCGAAAGCGAAGGCGGCCGCATGCGCCGCGGCACGGGGTTGGCTCCCAGCCGCATCAGCCTCCGCCTTTCCCGCGAGCAGGTCGGAGATGCCGCGCACCACCAGCGCCTCCACGTCCTGGCTGTAGGCCGCGGCGAGGAAACCGATTCCCTCCATCTCGACCGCGAGGCTGTCGCTGTATTGCCGTGAGAGGAATTGAGCGACCGCTGTCTTCTGGCCCGCCACCACCTTCTCACCGGCCGCGAGAGGCCCGATGAAGACCTGGGGCTCACCGCTGGTGGACGCCTGGAGGCGCCGTTTCCACTCGTCCTTGCGCGCGTCCGCGCGGGCCCGTTGCAGCACGGCATACGTCGCGCGGTGCACCTCCGGGCGCGGCAGGAATCCCTCCTCCACGTCCTTGCCATGCTCGTAGCCGTACACCTTGTCGGCCACGACGACGTCACCGAGCTTCACATCCTTCACGCCGCCCGCGACACCGACGAACAGGATGGCCTGGGGCTCGAACCAGGTGAGTGCCCGCTCGGCCTCGACGGCGGCGGCCGCGGTGCCCGCCCCGGTCTCGACGATGAGGACCTCCCACGGCTCGTGCTCCGCCCCGAAGAAGCCCCGCTCGTAGACGGTGCCCGCCGGGTGGGTCTCCTCGCGCACGTCACGGAGGTGGGCGCGAACCGCCTTGTATTCGAGGCCCAGCGCGGTCAGGACGACGGCGCGGCGGACGCTCCCCTCACCAGAGGCCTCGGAACGGCCCTGCGCGGGGGCGTTGGAAACAGGCTCCCGGGATTCCTGGAGGAGTCGCTCCAGTTCCGCCTCGAGCCTCGACGTGTCACGGCCCGGTTGCTCGAAGTACCGCACCAACTCGACGGCGCGATGGGCCAGGGAGGCCGCCTCGCCGGAGATGACACCCGGAGCCACTCCGAGCACGAGAACGAGCTGGTTGAATCGCGACGGTGGCAGCGCCACCAGCCGCTCCACGAGTTCCCGCCCCTTGGACATGGGAGCATCTCACCTGTCTCTCCCGCGTGGCGTCAATTTCCCTCCGAGCCACTTCACCAGGACCTCGGCCTTGTGCTCATCGCCCCACTCCACGAGGACCTCGTTCCGCTCACCCGCCTGGGCACCGGTGAGCACGAGCGTGGGGCACCAGAGCGTCACCGTGTCCCCCTCGTGGTCCTTCCGGGTGTGCGCCTCGAGGCGCACGGACTTCACCTGGCTCCACGGCACCTCGAGCCGCGCCTCCCGGCCAGCTCCCACCGGCAACGAGAGCCGCCGGTTCGTCTCATCGAGAATCAACTCGGACTCGCCCGAGGCCAGCTTCTCGCGTTGCCTCCTCGCGAAGACCACGCCCGTGGCGATGACCGCCCCCCACGTCAGCACCGCGACGGGCAGCGACGGCTCGAACCCCGTCACGAAGCCCACCGCGAAGAGCGCCACGAAGGAGGAACCTCCCAGGGCCATGACTCCCGCGGCCAGCGCGCTCACTCCCTCCAGCCGTACGTGCACGCGGCCCTCGCGAGTGAACACCCCCAACAGCTCCTCCTCCTTGTCGCGCAGGACGCGCAGCACCCCCCGCAGCCCCACGAGCATCGCCAGGTTGAACGGGTTCATGAACAGCAGCAGGAAGAGATCCAGGCCCTGCACACCGGTGATGAGCACCG
The sequence above is drawn from the Archangium gephyra genome and encodes:
- a CDS encoding DUF3592 domain-containing protein, encoding MRVLYAVMLLFILAATALVLAFDGKILLGIARQGLAAFHPRASGTITHSRVVEHRDSDGSTYGFEVRYVHEVEGRRYEGSQYRYGAWHSSNRSAAEDLARRFPVGATVPVFYDPEAPEDAVLITGVQGLDLFLLLFMNPFNLAMLVGLRGVLRVLRDKEEELLGVFTREGRVHVRLEGVSALAAGVMALGGSSFVALFAVGFVTGFEPSLPVAVLTWGAVIATGVVFARRQREKLASGESELILDETNRRLSLPVGAGREARLEVPWSQVKSVRLEAHTRKDHEGDTVTLWCPTLVLTGAQAGERNEVLVEWGDEHKAEVLVKWLGGKLTPRGRDR